The following is a genomic window from Branchiostoma lanceolatum isolate klBraLanc5 chromosome 10, klBraLanc5.hap2, whole genome shotgun sequence.
CTGCAAACCTGCTTACATTTCTTCTGACAatctgaatttttctttttctgcaaACTATAGGCATTTGGGCCTGATTGTGTGGCTTCTGTGTGGTGTAAATTCTGCGTAGTGGTTAGAGCGTTGGGGGTTAGAAGGAATAGGTCCAGGGTTTGATGATCTGACAGGcgccgatgttgtgtccttgggaaaggcaccttacaTGACATTTCTACTTTGGTGGTGGATTGACACCAAATGAACCTCTCGGCTAATCTGTCCAAAGTgtgcaaaaaacacacacacatttggaGCCCAAATGTGCCAAGATCTGTACATTTGCCACCGCCAAGAGCCATATTTTTTCCCCTTTTTATTGTGTATGTGAAGGTAAGTAGTTCACCTGATAATCTTTGCGGTTGACATTTGGAACATCCATGTTGTGGGTGGAAAGGCACACATCCTCATACTTATTCCCAGTAAAGATGTCGATTCCTACTATGTGAACcttaaacaaacaagaaaatgatTTAAAACATGCACAGGATAGAGTCAAAGCATGCACATGAAATaagcacataccaaatacatgtaaccgTTATCAGAACAATCCAGCCACAGCTTACAGAGTAATGCAGTTCActcacacacaggtacacaaactaacacacacacgtacacaaacttacacacacacgaacaaacacacaggatcaaacacaaacatcatcaaacacacacaaacatgacacgcaaacataaaataaaacattaacttttTGGGTAATAATGCTTCACATTACAAATTTTGTAGTTTCCTACCTTGGCATGGCCGTGCTTATCAGTCTCGGACGTGCTCATTTCCACGATTTTGCAGGGATGGTTCTTCAGCATCACGTGACCGTTCTTACGCAGAGCGGAGCACTGCTGCGGGTAGGTTGTAGAAGCACCAGATTCGGCAGATTCAAAATCTCCGTCAAGGTCTGCCATTGTTGTACTGGGTCAGCTGTTAAAAGTGGGAAAAAAGGAGGTGAATAAAGCAAAGGGCTTTCAAATCTCACCCCTACTGTTATTCATTCTCAGGTATCAATAGTTAGATCCCGTTCATAACATGATTTGCAAATCAGGATTCACCCAGGCATGGGACTGATCTCGTTTTGATCCGCAAAAACTCCAGCATTCCATGGATCAGGATTACCCCCCTCCTTGTAGTCGGATTTGGGTCGTCCATAACAGTGTTTTCACGCTGGAAATCTTTTATGaaggggtatgcctaaacacctcacccgacctcatccgacctcacccgacctcatccgagtctaaaatgcagtgtatacgggacagggacattatttgacgttctggatacgttaaatatgcaattatgaatgcaaaacaagcagcagactttaccagtttttataagtaaagGGAGGTCAAGACGGCTGGCGCAATTAATACACACTACGTGCGTGTAatcgaggctgaaaaacactttgtgtacagttattgtgtacagatactgtgtacagttattatgTACAGTTATTATGAGTGGTTTGTGATGAAAATGCAATCAgtacccaccgtcttatcgtcctgtcggaaaaaaataaataaaaaaggtatgaagaacttcacaggtgggaatacatttttttcacaggtgggaatacacTTCACAGATTTatgcctcacaggtgggaatacatttacTATACAAGTTCTAGATCTCTGAagaatgtttgcattgcgacctagaaattaatatatatatatatataggcacctgtgaggcacaaatcgcacgacaatgttagagatatcttagtgatgatccgccacggtattacttctgcatgaaatgaagtagaACCTGTCGCTCTGGAGCTTACTGTGAGTCACCTCTGAAATGGGCAGGGGTGctaaagaattcatacgaatgtAAAACCCTTTACCGGTATGCcgggctagcctctaccaggctccgtcct
Proteins encoded in this region:
- the LOC136443720 gene encoding eukaryotic translation initiation factor 5A-1-like, which gives rise to MADLDGDFESAESGASTTYPQQCSALRKNGHVMLKNHPCKIVEMSTSETDKHGHAKVHIVGIDIFTGNKYEDVCLSTHNMDVPNVNRKDYQLNNIDDSYMSLMDDSGDQREDLKVPNNDLGKDIMSRFEKGETFNVTVLKACDTEMVIGIKSLTS